In Pirellulales bacterium, a genomic segment contains:
- a CDS encoding TIGR01777 family oxidoreductase, translating to GPRLLRLLEQPTVLTRNPVKARQSLGDLAGNCQGWDLLKEPAPVAALDGADVVFHLAGESVAGGRWTSARKQAIRDTRVTGTNNLVAGLAKCAQKPRVLVSASAVGYYGDRGDEILNEQSPPASDYLAEVCLAWEEAALQAEKLGIRVVTARIGIVLGKNGGALAQMLPPFRWGVGGPLGNGKMWMPWVHIDDLAGLLLHAAEHEGISGAMNAVAPNAVRNAEFTKALAAALHRPAFLPIPYFGLRVLFGEFAKILFASQHVVPQVANQTGYEFLYPTIESALAEVILGKSAPSRRPVPSHSA from the coding sequence GGGCCGCGGTTATTGCGATTGTTGGAGCAGCCAACAGTTTTAACCCGCAATCCCGTCAAAGCCCGCCAAAGTTTGGGCGATTTGGCCGGGAACTGCCAGGGATGGGATTTACTAAAAGAGCCCGCGCCGGTCGCTGCCTTGGATGGGGCGGATGTGGTGTTTCATTTGGCCGGGGAGTCTGTGGCTGGCGGTCGCTGGACATCCGCCCGCAAGCAAGCAATCCGCGATACGCGGGTCACCGGCACAAACAATTTGGTTGCCGGTTTGGCAAAATGTGCGCAAAAGCCACGTGTGCTGGTCTCGGCCTCGGCGGTGGGATATTACGGGGATCGGGGGGATGAGATTCTTAACGAACAGTCCCCGCCGGCCAGTGATTATCTGGCTGAGGTTTGCCTTGCCTGGGAAGAAGCCGCTTTGCAGGCGGAAAAACTTGGTATTCGGGTGGTGACGGCCCGCATCGGCATTGTCCTGGGTAAAAATGGCGGCGCGCTCGCGCAAATGCTTCCCCCCTTTCGCTGGGGAGTGGGAGGACCGCTGGGTAATGGAAAAATGTGGATGCCCTGGGTCCATATCGATGATTTGGCCGGACTGCTTTTGCACGCGGCGGAGCACGAGGGGATTTCCGGAGCGATGAACGCGGTCGCGCCAAATGCCGTGCGTAACGCGGAATTCACCAAAGCCCTAGCCGCCGCCCTCCATCGTCCCGCGTTTTTACCAATTCCCTATTTTGGCCTGCGGGTACTTTTTGGCGAATTTGCCAAGATATTGTTTGCCTCACAGCATGTAGTGCCGCAAGTGGCCAATCAAACGGGTTACGAGTTTTTGTATCCCACTATCGAGTCGGCCCTGGCCGAAGTGATTTTGGGCAAATCAGCCCCCTCCCGACGTCCGGTCCCGTCGCATTCGGCCTAG
- a CDS encoding SRPBCC family protein has product MPRTHTFIRTQLIRRPLEEVFAFFSDAANLEVITPPFLHFKILSPQPIPMHPGAVIDYQLRLYGVTFRWRTIIESYDPPRRFSDTQARGPYKLWHHTHEFYEVPEGVLMIDRVRYQMPYWLLGNLAHGLFVKSTLERIFDYRYEQIARLLPDELPEKVLQTA; this is encoded by the coding sequence ATGCCCCGCACGCATACATTTATTCGCACCCAATTGATCCGCCGCCCGCTGGAAGAGGTGTTTGCCTTTTTTAGCGATGCGGCAAATTTAGAGGTGATCACCCCTCCCTTTTTGCATTTCAAAATACTCTCTCCGCAACCGATTCCCATGCATCCCGGGGCGGTGATTGATTATCAACTGCGGCTGTACGGCGTGACCTTTCGCTGGCGGACCATCATCGAAAGTTATGACCCACCGCGTCGTTTTAGCGATACTCAGGCCCGTGGTCCGTACAAGCTCTGGCATCACACGCATGAATTTTACGAAGTCCCCGAAGGGGTGCTGATGATCGACCGCGTCCGGTATCAAATGCCCTATTGGCTGTTGGGAAACCTGGCCCACGGACTGTTCGTCAAGTCGACCCTGGAGCGGATTTTTGATTATCGCTATGAGCAAATCGCGCGGCTATTGCCGGATGAGTTGCCCGAAAAGGTATTGCAAACGGCTTAG
- a CDS encoding serine hydrolase domain-containing protein translates to MSNIFRFSRRKFLGQGSGLVAGVFLSGKGITAQVTAGVPGELPTRLNDALPNHYQGLEQVAKDFQQRVNASAATLAVSRHGKLLHTFGCGTRDQAGKIPVAGDDLFRIASITKPLTHALLTELFAVKVLSPRDLVMAKLPPDLAGIAPADKRWEQITLDMLIRHTGGWDRDQTEDPMFAGEKIRRELKLTDEPTPREVVRYMLGQPLQFTPGERTAYSNFGYCLLGRVIEAATGGTYWQALEKYLLTPHRISSVALSRSDPQRRPPREVEYPPAADGLTMELFDAHGGLSASAPALCAVFSNYWISGQRRQPADDPQDWIFFGSLPGTTAVVRQSQNWDLALLFNNRRDERIDADMQSLQAELDRAIDQFAPPDQAEGP, encoded by the coding sequence ATGAGCAATATTTTTCGCTTTTCCCGCCGCAAATTTCTAGGCCAAGGAAGTGGTTTGGTGGCCGGGGTTTTTCTTTCTGGCAAGGGGATTACTGCCCAGGTGACGGCGGGCGTGCCTGGCGAACTGCCCACCAGGCTAAATGACGCTTTGCCTAATCATTATCAAGGCCTGGAACAGGTCGCAAAGGACTTTCAACAGCGGGTCAACGCGTCTGCGGCAACGTTGGCCGTCAGCCGACACGGAAAACTGTTGCATACGTTCGGATGCGGCACTCGCGATCAGGCGGGTAAAATACCAGTCGCGGGGGACGACTTGTTTCGGATTGCCAGTATCACAAAGCCCCTCACCCATGCCCTGTTGACAGAATTATTTGCCGTCAAAGTCCTGTCCCCCCGAGATCTGGTCATGGCCAAGCTGCCGCCGGATTTGGCTGGGATTGCACCCGCGGACAAACGCTGGGAACAAATCACACTCGACATGCTCATACGGCACACGGGGGGTTGGGACCGGGATCAGACGGAAGATCCCATGTTTGCCGGGGAAAAAATCCGCCGCGAACTAAAACTTACTGATGAACCTACGCCGCGTGAGGTTGTGCGATACATGCTGGGACAGCCCTTGCAATTTACTCCGGGAGAGCGGACGGCGTATTCCAACTTTGGATATTGCCTCTTGGGACGCGTGATAGAGGCAGCGACAGGGGGAACATATTGGCAAGCCCTGGAAAAATATCTGTTAACCCCGCACCGGATCAGTTCTGTGGCTTTATCCCGCAGCGATCCACAAAGACGGCCACCCCGGGAAGTGGAATATCCCCCCGCGGCGGATGGGCTGACAATGGAACTTTTTGACGCGCACGGGGGATTATCGGCGTCCGCGCCGGCCTTATGCGCGGTGTTCAGCAACTATTGGATTTCTGGCCAGCGCCGCCAACCCGCGGATGATCCCCAGGATTGGATTTTTTTCGGTTCCTTACCTGGCACCACCGCCGTGGTCCGGCAAAGCCAGAATTGGGATTTGGCCCTGCTGTTCAACAATCGCCGTGATGAGCGGATCGATGCCGACATGCAGTCTCTGCAGGCAGAGCTCGACCGGGCGATTGACCAATTTGCCCCCCCGGATCAGGCTGAAGGACCATAA
- a CDS encoding ACP phosphodiesterase, producing MNWLAHLLLSDPPIECQMGNVLADVIKGHDRRDLGPLYKLGLRCHREIDNFTDSHPLFQLSVARLPACWSRFAGILVDIYYDHILAKNWAKYCGETLEQVTGQFYQAASERLAELPPFAREVLSSMIRVDRLGSYQWLGGIQDALTKLSARISERVGRAIDLAPAIKDLEALDAALTEDFSQFFPALVEHICQWRKDVLATADPTLPVPFPDKPPAAAT from the coding sequence ATGAATTGGCTGGCCCACCTGTTGCTTTCCGACCCGCCGATCGAATGCCAGATGGGCAATGTGCTGGCCGATGTCATCAAGGGGCATGATCGCCGCGATTTAGGCCCCTTGTACAAGCTGGGGCTGCGCTGCCATCGCGAAATTGACAACTTTACCGATTCACATCCCCTCTTTCAGCTCAGCGTGGCCCGCTTGCCCGCTTGCTGGAGCCGCTTTGCGGGAATTTTGGTCGATATTTATTATGATCATATATTGGCCAAAAATTGGGCGAAATACTGCGGGGAAACGCTGGAACAGGTGACCGGCCAATTTTATCAGGCGGCCAGTGAACGACTGGCCGAGCTTCCTCCCTTTGCCCGCGAAGTGCTGTCGTCAATGATTCGTGTGGATCGGCTCGGCTCTTACCAATGGCTGGGGGGAATTCAGGACGCGCTTACCAAACTGAGCGCGCGCATCAGCGAACGTGTGGGGCGGGCAATCGACCTGGCCCCGGCGATTAAGGACTTGGAAGCCCTTGATGCCGCCTTGACGGAAGATTTTAGCCAGTTTTTTCCCGCGCTGGTCGAACATATCTGCCAATGGCGTAAAGACGTTTTAGCTACCGCCGATCCCACTTTGCCAGTGCCTTTCCCAGATAAACCGCCCGCTGCCGCAACCTGA
- a CDS encoding c-type cytochrome domain-containing protein: MAATPTQTLLIKALATACTLLACSILTIPQPATAAIDVAAVQRDKPVEYAEVAKILRQNCLACHSGSNAEASLILESPAAMLKGGDSGPAIVAKNSGASLLFKLAAHQDEPVMPPADNKVNARNLTPEELGILKLWIDQGAVGTAESAIPLNWQPLPDSISPIFAAAITPTGGISAVGRGNEIILVQTASGRELTRLIDPSLAAQAGSRGNIAHLDLVQSLAFHPQGELLASGAFREIKLWRKQPAAKLAEIPPFAEQPTSQAITSDGKFAAWGLPNGQVLIYELNPLALKQTLSSHQGAVTGVRFSPDGTKLYTVGADKQLCAWNVADGAAVGKLETPAPIHALGVINQGNELLTAEGDNVIRMWKAPVLPPPAEPQKPEHEFRNHGQSVLLLDAHPASRVFISADGSGSVRVWSLDDKNQKLEWNQGGPATGVAVSADGKFVASAGENNIVKQWQVSDGRQLPELKGDSRQRFIVAKLERDWNLAKKRIEDQKRDLQGAEELAKKEADAVPKAKELKTASEKTLTEKKEAIKQPTEEKAKADAELAAALEAQKPLPEALAAAEKESAAAPDNNELKEKVNQAKQKLQQADEQVKQAQNRVKERINALRQPTEQLKSAELAFASAERGIVAAEQSAAKAAAEVETAKQAVTTAEAAATASEAAFNTGKEAAGKTDRPFRAVAFNSTGSLYTTGDDGLLQAWNPQTGESLGVLLTTPSPVIKLQTIENGVLALTGEKSAALWNTQEKWQLERTIGKPDDPATLADRVLTLEFSPDGNLLVSGGGEPSRSGEIKLWNPVDGSLVRQLTDPHSDTIYAARFSPDGQLLATGGADRFVKVFAVADGKIQKAFEGHTHHVLGVAWRLDGRTLVSGSADNAIKVWDLKSGEQLRTIQGFNKEITGLAFVADTMRAMVACGDGNLRLTNVDSGGNERQYGGGGDFVYAVAVSADGKRVAIGGQDGLLRVYDPERNEPLVVFPAPSK; encoded by the coding sequence ATGGCAGCCACTCCAACTCAAACTTTGTTAATCAAGGCTTTGGCGACCGCGTGTACATTGTTGGCATGCAGTATCCTGACAATCCCCCAACCAGCAACCGCCGCAATTGACGTTGCCGCTGTCCAACGCGACAAGCCTGTGGAATATGCCGAAGTGGCTAAAATTTTGCGACAGAACTGCCTGGCCTGCCATAGCGGCTCCAATGCCGAAGCCAGCCTGATCCTGGAATCTCCCGCCGCCATGCTCAAAGGGGGGGACAGCGGCCCGGCAATCGTGGCTAAAAATAGCGGTGCCAGCCTGCTGTTCAAATTAGCCGCGCATCAGGACGAGCCGGTCATGCCCCCGGCCGATAACAAAGTTAACGCGCGAAACCTGACTCCCGAGGAACTTGGTATTTTAAAATTGTGGATTGACCAGGGAGCGGTGGGGACAGCGGAATCCGCCATCCCGCTCAACTGGCAGCCCTTACCCGACAGCATCAGCCCCATTTTTGCCGCGGCTATCACGCCCACGGGGGGAATTTCGGCGGTGGGCCGGGGGAACGAAATCATCCTGGTACAGACAGCCTCGGGGAGGGAATTGACCCGGTTGATCGATCCGTCGCTGGCAGCCCAGGCGGGGAGCCGGGGAAATATCGCCCATTTGGATCTGGTGCAATCGCTGGCATTTCATCCCCAAGGGGAACTATTGGCCAGCGGAGCCTTTCGCGAGATCAAGCTCTGGCGTAAACAACCCGCGGCTAAACTGGCGGAGATTCCCCCTTTCGCCGAGCAACCCACCAGCCAGGCGATCACATCCGATGGGAAATTTGCCGCCTGGGGCCTGCCAAACGGCCAGGTATTGATTTATGAACTGAATCCTTTAGCTCTCAAACAGACGCTCTCTTCCCACCAGGGTGCCGTGACCGGCGTGCGGTTTTCTCCCGATGGAACCAAGCTCTACACCGTCGGTGCGGATAAGCAATTATGCGCCTGGAATGTGGCGGATGGAGCTGCCGTCGGTAAACTCGAAACCCCCGCCCCGATCCATGCCCTGGGCGTCATCAATCAGGGGAACGAGCTGCTCACCGCCGAAGGGGATAATGTCATTCGCATGTGGAAAGCGCCGGTGTTGCCCCCACCCGCCGAACCGCAAAAGCCAGAGCACGAATTTCGCAATCATGGGCAGTCGGTCCTTTTACTGGACGCACACCCGGCTAGCCGCGTGTTTATTTCGGCGGATGGCTCGGGAAGCGTGCGGGTCTGGAGTTTAGACGATAAAAATCAAAAACTTGAATGGAACCAGGGGGGGCCGGCGACCGGCGTGGCGGTGAGCGCGGATGGTAAATTCGTGGCCTCCGCCGGGGAAAATAACATTGTCAAACAATGGCAAGTCTCCGACGGGCGGCAACTTCCGGAACTTAAGGGGGATTCGCGCCAACGATTCATCGTGGCCAAGCTGGAACGGGACTGGAACTTGGCAAAAAAACGAATCGAGGACCAAAAACGCGACCTGCAAGGGGCGGAGGAACTGGCCAAAAAAGAGGCTGACGCCGTCCCCAAAGCCAAAGAGCTAAAAACCGCTTCCGAGAAAACACTAACGGAAAAGAAGGAAGCGATCAAACAACCCACGGAGGAAAAAGCCAAGGCTGACGCCGAACTGGCCGCCGCGCTCGAAGCACAAAAGCCCTTGCCAGAAGCACTGGCCGCCGCGGAAAAAGAGTCCGCCGCCGCGCCTGATAACAACGAACTCAAGGAAAAAGTTAACCAAGCCAAACAAAAACTGCAACAAGCCGACGAGCAGGTCAAACAAGCCCAAAACCGGGTGAAAGAACGGATCAACGCCCTGCGACAACCGACAGAGCAACTTAAAAGCGCGGAACTGGCGTTTGCCTCGGCGGAGCGGGGAATCGTCGCCGCCGAGCAATCCGCCGCCAAGGCCGCCGCCGAGGTGGAAACAGCCAAGCAGGCCGTCACCACCGCCGAAGCCGCCGCCACCGCCAGTGAGGCCGCCTTTAACACCGGCAAAGAGGCCGCCGGCAAGACCGATCGACCCTTTCGCGCCGTGGCTTTCAACTCTACAGGCAGCCTCTACACCACGGGCGATGACGGATTATTGCAAGCCTGGAATCCCCAAACTGGCGAATCGTTGGGCGTGTTGCTGACCACGCCATCACCGGTGATCAAGCTGCAAACAATTGAGAATGGTGTATTGGCGCTAACGGGCGAAAAATCCGCGGCTTTGTGGAATACCCAGGAAAAATGGCAATTGGAACGGACGATTGGCAAACCGGATGATCCCGCGACTCTGGCGGATCGTGTGTTGACCCTGGAGTTTAGCCCGGATGGAAATTTGCTGGTGTCCGGCGGAGGAGAACCCTCGCGCAGCGGCGAAATTAAACTATGGAATCCCGTGGATGGCTCGTTAGTGCGGCAACTTACCGATCCGCATAGCGACACTATCTATGCCGCGCGGTTTTCACCCGATGGACAACTGCTGGCCACCGGGGGGGCGGACCGCTTTGTCAAGGTGTTTGCCGTGGCCGACGGCAAGATCCAAAAAGCGTTCGAGGGCCACACCCATCATGTGCTGGGGGTTGCCTGGCGGTTGGATGGCCGGACGCTGGTGAGCGGCAGCGCGGATAACGCCATCAAGGTTTGGGACCTTAAGTCAGGCGAGCAACTGCGCACCATCCAGGGCTTTAATAAGGAAATCACCGGGCTGGCATTTGTCGCCGACACCATGCGGGCAATGGTGGCTTGTGGGGATGGCAACTTGCGACTAACGAATGTCGACAGCGGCGGCAACGAGCGGCAATACGGTGGAGGGGGGGACTTTGTGTATGCCGTCGCGGTTTCGGCCGATGGCAAACGGGTCGCGATTGGCGGGCAGGACGGCCTGTTACGCGTATACGACCCCGAACGGAACGAGCCACTGGTGGTGTTTCCGGCTCCGTCAAAGTAA
- a CDS encoding PPC domain-containing protein, with protein MIRLAQLLRLYLTMPNILQFAPRAPRFYPPRAALSLGWLMFFALTCPMQLWGQYFTTQLTSLAPFGGKAGSEFEVLIAGVDLDDVHELHFSHPGITATQKMASPYLDKPPAPVEKQFVVKIAPDVPRGYHEVRAKGVFGLSNPRTFVVETHPEAAEVEPNDKRDQAQEIPLNTIINGKVEQERSDFFKFKLAAGQRVLIECLAYRADSALDATLALTNEAGTEVARSNDALRRDPLLDFTAPADGVYTLELYDFLFRGGENHVYRLNVSTAPRVEFIVPNSGLAGSTAKYTLYGRNLAGGTKSAVKAIDGAILDQIEQEITLPPAPAPSTAHQELLLEPQDAGLDSHLYRANLANGQANGVQIFFAQVPVSLETEPNNDAATAQTIAVPGEIAGQFQARGDQDYFTFNANKGETWWIEVISERLGQSTDPYLLVQRVTKNEQGQESVQDLVDLDDPRKLEPEIRELINFDFSSSDTVYKLTVPETGAYRILVRDLYYQSRGNPQLQYRLIVRPATPDFRLLAVAEPPRNQQNANQVTLWSPVLGKGCTQGIRLYVLRQDDFYGDIRISAEGLPAGVTCPEIVVGGNCQVANLVLKSADDVQPWTGPIKIVGRAQIGDKPVEHPAAVGSLVWGTQDRSQIRSRGRLTGDLVLSVNPGESQPLLADVGPGALVETSRAGRMEIPIKLNRRGEFKEGVKVHVGGLPKGIRMNDVDIGGDSNEGKVLLEVRENAVPGTYTFALQLGTNLKDYRRNPAGAEAAEKRKAAVLEEFKVADEKFQQAQQAKPAADQALQNLENMIRQTGDALNNANQAVQQAQEKLNAANAALEAATKAASEKPDDAGLKGNQENAAKAKTEAETALTQATTTKQTAEKAHQDELAKKPAMEAAKADAEKAVTETQQRRAIIENAKNTTVSQADQLINAAKPRNLPVVLYSQPVTVKIAEYPFKWTLEKTTIELKPKEKVELPIKTERFYGFNEEIRFRIENADKKGLKNAEVVIPRDQNEGKLILEALDAPPPAEHQFPVLMRLNWNGVELKGEQMITVKILPP; from the coding sequence ATGATCCGACTTGCCCAACTGCTGCGCCTGTATTTAACAATGCCCAATATTTTACAATTTGCACCCCGAGCCCCGCGCTTTTATCCTCCACGGGCCGCGTTGAGCCTAGGTTGGTTAATGTTTTTTGCGCTCACATGCCCGATGCAGCTTTGGGGGCAGTACTTTACCACGCAATTGACGTCACTCGCCCCCTTTGGCGGCAAGGCCGGGAGCGAGTTTGAGGTGCTCATCGCGGGAGTGGATCTGGATGACGTCCATGAATTGCATTTTAGCCATCCGGGGATAACCGCGACGCAAAAAATGGCTTCTCCTTATTTGGACAAGCCCCCCGCCCCCGTGGAAAAACAGTTTGTGGTAAAAATCGCCCCGGATGTTCCCCGTGGATATCATGAAGTGCGGGCCAAAGGGGTATTTGGCCTGTCTAACCCGCGGACATTCGTGGTTGAGACGCATCCCGAGGCGGCCGAAGTGGAACCCAACGATAAGCGGGACCAAGCCCAGGAAATTCCGCTCAATACCATCATCAATGGCAAGGTCGAACAAGAGCGGTCCGACTTTTTTAAGTTCAAGCTAGCCGCGGGACAACGGGTACTCATTGAATGCTTGGCCTATCGGGCGGATTCGGCCCTGGATGCCACCTTGGCCCTGACGAATGAGGCCGGTACCGAAGTCGCCCGTTCCAATGACGCTTTGCGCCGCGATCCGCTGCTAGACTTTACGGCTCCCGCCGATGGCGTTTACACCCTGGAACTATATGACTTTTTGTTTCGCGGGGGCGAAAATCACGTTTATCGCCTCAATGTCAGCACCGCGCCGCGGGTGGAATTTATCGTGCCTAATAGCGGATTGGCGGGGAGCACGGCCAAATACACTCTGTACGGCCGAAATTTGGCCGGAGGAACCAAAAGCGCGGTCAAAGCGATCGATGGCGCGATCCTTGATCAGATTGAGCAAGAAATCACGCTCCCCCCCGCGCCGGCCCCTTCCACCGCTCATCAAGAACTCTTACTCGAACCGCAGGACGCCGGGTTGGACAGCCATCTCTACCGCGCCAACCTGGCCAATGGACAGGCCAACGGCGTGCAAATCTTTTTCGCCCAAGTCCCCGTTTCCCTCGAGACCGAACCCAACAACGATGCCGCCACCGCGCAGACGATCGCCGTGCCCGGCGAAATTGCGGGGCAATTTCAGGCCCGGGGTGATCAAGATTACTTTACCTTTAACGCCAACAAGGGAGAAACCTGGTGGATTGAGGTGATTTCAGAGCGGCTGGGCCAATCGACCGATCCCTATTTGCTGGTGCAACGGGTCACAAAAAATGAACAAGGCCAAGAAAGTGTCCAGGATTTGGTCGATTTGGATGATCCCCGCAAATTGGAACCTGAAATCCGCGAATTGATCAACTTTGATTTTTCGTCCAGCGATACCGTGTATAAGCTGACCGTGCCCGAGACCGGCGCGTATCGCATCCTGGTGCGGGACTTGTATTATCAATCGCGCGGCAATCCGCAGTTGCAGTACCGCCTGATCGTCCGGCCCGCCACGCCCGACTTTCGCTTGCTGGCCGTGGCCGAACCCCCCCGTAATCAGCAAAACGCCAATCAGGTGACGCTTTGGTCGCCGGTGTTAGGCAAGGGCTGCACCCAGGGTATCCGCCTGTATGTGCTGCGGCAAGATGACTTTTATGGGGATATTCGGATCAGTGCCGAGGGACTACCCGCCGGTGTCACCTGCCCGGAAATTGTCGTGGGAGGAAACTGCCAGGTCGCCAACCTGGTCCTTAAATCCGCCGACGATGTGCAACCCTGGACTGGACCAATCAAGATTGTTGGTCGCGCACAAATCGGCGACAAACCCGTGGAACATCCGGCTGCGGTTGGCTCCTTGGTCTGGGGCACCCAGGATCGCAGTCAAATCCGTAGCCGGGGCCGTTTGACCGGCGATCTGGTCCTCTCGGTGAATCCCGGCGAAAGCCAACCCTTATTGGCGGATGTGGGTCCGGGCGCGCTGGTGGAAACCAGTCGCGCTGGCCGGATGGAAATACCCATCAAGCTCAACCGCCGGGGCGAGTTCAAGGAAGGGGTCAAAGTGCATGTGGGCGGGTTGCCAAAAGGCATCCGCATGAATGACGTGGACATCGGCGGCGACAGCAATGAAGGCAAAGTCCTTCTGGAAGTGCGCGAGAACGCCGTTCCGGGGACTTACACTTTTGCCCTGCAACTGGGCACAAATCTGAAGGATTATCGCCGCAATCCCGCGGGAGCCGAAGCCGCCGAAAAACGGAAAGCCGCTGTATTGGAAGAGTTTAAGGTCGCGGATGAAAAATTTCAGCAGGCCCAGCAGGCCAAACCCGCCGCCGACCAGGCGCTGCAAAATCTTGAAAATATGATCCGCCAAACCGGCGACGCGCTCAATAACGCCAATCAAGCCGTGCAACAGGCACAGGAAAAACTCAACGCCGCCAATGCCGCGCTGGAGGCCGCGACCAAGGCCGCCAGTGAAAAGCCGGATGATGCCGGCCTTAAGGGAAATCAGGAAAACGCTGCCAAGGCCAAGACCGAGGCTGAAACCGCACTCACGCAGGCCACCACAACTAAACAAACCGCCGAAAAAGCCCATCAGGACGAATTAGCCAAAAAGCCTGCGATGGAGGCAGCCAAGGCGGACGCGGAAAAAGCCGTGACCGAGACCCAGCAGCGGCGGGCCATCATTGAGAACGCCAAAAATACAACAGTCTCGCAGGCGGATCAATTAATCAATGCCGCCAAGCCCCGCAATTTGCCCGTGGTGCTCTATAGCCAACCGGTCACGGTCAAAATCGCCGAATATCCCTTTAAGTGGACGCTGGAAAAAACCACCATCGAGCTCAAACCCAAGGAAAAGGTGGAACTTCCCATCAAAACCGAGCGGTTCTATGGGTTTAACGAGGAAATTCGTTTTCGCATTGAAAACGCTGACAAAAAAGGACTTAAGAACGCGGAGGTCGTGATCCCCCGCGATCAAAATGAAGGAAAGCTGATCCTGGAAGCACTGGACGCCCCCCCACCGGCAGAGCACCAATTCCCGGTCCTCATGCGGCTCAATTGGAACGGCGTGGAACTGAAAGGGGAGCAGATGATCACCGTAAAAATTTTGCCCCCCTAA